The genomic region CCGCGGCTGCTGCTGGCGCTCGCCTCGGTCGCGGTCGCCTTCGCCGCCGCCGACACCTACGTCGTCGTCCTGGTGCTGCCGGAGATGAGCACGTCGGTCGGCGTCTCCCCCGAGGAGCTCCAGCGGGCCGCGCCGATCGTCTCGGGCTTCCTGCTCGGGTACATCGCGATGCTGCCGCTGATCGGGCGGATCGCGGACCTGCGCGGGCGGGTGCCGGTGCTGGTGGCCGCGCTCGTGCTGTTCGCGGTCGGCTCGCTGGTCACGACGCTGTCCTACGACATGACCAGCATGGTCGGCGGCCGGTTCCTGCAGGGCGTGGGCGGCGGCGGGCTGGTCCCCGCGACGCTCGCGCTGGTCGCGGACCTCTACCCCGCCGACCGCCGCGGCGTGCCGCTGGGCGTGGTCTCGGCGGTCCAGGAGATCGGCAGCGTCCTGGGCCCGCTGTTCGGGGCGGTCGTGATGGCGCTCGCCGACGACTGGCGGGTCATCTTCGCCGTCAACCTGGTGGTGGGCGTCGTGCTGGCGCTGGCGGTCCGGGCCCTGGCCCGCACCGCCCCCGCGGACGGCGACCCGCCGGACCCCGGCCGCGGTCGGATGGCCGGCCTGGACTGGCCCGGGATCCTGCTGCTCCTGGTCCTCACCGCGGCCAGCGCCCTGGTCTTCCTCCAGCCCGCGCAGCTGATGCGCGACCTCACCTGGGGCCAGCTGTTCATCCCGGTCGTGGCCCAGGGCCGCTGGCTCACCCCGGTCGGGCTGGTCGCCCTCGGCGCGGCAGCGCTGCTGCTGCTGCGCTGGCTCACCGCCGCCCGTCCGCTGGTCGACGTCCGCGGCTGGGCGCGCAGCTCCCGCGAGGCCGACCTGGTCGGCGCACTGTTCCTGGCCGCCGCCCTGGGCGGGGTGATCCTGGCGTT from Nocardioides pantholopis harbors:
- a CDS encoding MFS transporter, whose product is MSASPRLLLALASVAVAFAAADTYVVVLVLPEMSTSVGVSPEELQRAAPIVSGFLLGYIAMLPLIGRIADLRGRVPVLVAALVLFAVGSLVTTLSYDMTSMVGGRFLQGVGGGGLVPATLALVADLYPADRRGVPLGVVSAVQEIGSVLGPLFGAVVMALADDWRVIFAVNLVVGVVLALAVRALARTAPADGDPPDPGRGRMAGLDWPGILLLLVLTAASALVFLQPAQLMRDLTWGQLFIPVVAQGRWLTPVGLVALGAAALLLLRWLTAARPLVDVRGWARSSREADLVGALFLAAALGGVILAFATADPEVEVFSDQGGWYLLGAALATAAFVIHVRRSESPIVPRGALRRTPAWGGVLVSFFVGACLIAALIDIPLFARSTVHRDSQLLAALVLVRFLVALPIGAVVGGYLTRRYSAGLITAGGMVLAAVGFGWMSTWEADALEHLSSNLPLVLTGLGFGLALAPVNAAVLASTEHVVHGVASALVVVARMVGMLVGISVLTTIGLRAYYAEQDDLPSVREVCDGKSRCPAFSDLLRDAGVAQEQTVFLGAALCAVVAAGLALVLFRGAETRALSTGDLLRAAG